One Euphorbia lathyris chromosome 1, ddEupLath1.1, whole genome shotgun sequence DNA segment encodes these proteins:
- the LOC136225575 gene encoding actin-depolymerizing factor 7-like has translation MANAASGMAVHDDCKLRFAELKTKRNYRFIVFKIEAQQVIVEKVGTPEETYENFTNSLPADECRYAVFDFDFTTAENCQKSKIFFIAWCPEISRVRMKMVYASSKDRFKRELEGIQVELQATDPSEMSFDIIKARAL, from the exons ATG gCGAATGCGGCATCTGGAATGGCTGTGCACGATGATTGTAAGCTCAGGTTTGCGGAACTAAAAACAAAGAGGAACTACCGATTCATTGTCTTCAAGATTGAAGCTCAGCAAGTTATTGTAGAGAAGGTCGGAACTCCTGAGGAAACTTACGAGAATTTCACTAAttctctccctgctgatgagtGCCGCTATGCTGTCTTTGATTTCGACTTCACCACTGCCGAGAATTGCCAGAAAAGCAAAATCTTCTTCATCGCATG GTGCCCTGAAATATCAAGGGTGAGAATGAAGATGGTTTATGCAAGCTCCAAAGATAGATTCAAGAGGGAACTAGAGGGAATTCAGGTGGAGTTGCAAGCAACAGATCCTAGCGAAATGAGCTTTGACATTATAAAAGCTCGAGCACTTTAA